In Saccharothrix syringae, the following are encoded in one genomic region:
- a CDS encoding helix-turn-helix transcriptional regulator, protein MSSALGEFLRHRRGRVRPTDVGLPAGPGRRRTSGLRREELAALAGVSVDYYTRLEQGRDTNPGDAVLDALATALRLDDDERAHLHGLVRRPRTAPAPDRARPGLRSLLAAVRPLPGYVLDAVSNVLALNPEGAWLLPGLDEAPPERQNLVRYVFTHPAARQVFAAWEGMARDCVAHLRTVPDDAPGRRELVDGLRAADADFAALWADYEVRVKSGAPRPFRHPRVGRLTLTSEVLNAVDGQRLVVFRAEPGTPDHDALRLLAPAYARGTAP, encoded by the coding sequence GTGAGCAGCGCACTGGGGGAGTTCCTGCGCCACCGCCGCGGCCGCGTGCGGCCCACCGACGTGGGCCTGCCGGCGGGACCGGGGCGGCGGCGGACGTCCGGGCTGCGCCGCGAGGAACTGGCCGCCCTGGCGGGCGTGAGCGTGGACTACTACACGCGGCTGGAGCAGGGCCGCGACACCAACCCCGGTGACGCGGTCCTGGACGCCCTGGCCACCGCGCTGCGCCTGGACGACGACGAGCGCGCCCACCTGCACGGCCTGGTCCGCCGCCCCCGCACCGCCCCCGCGCCCGACCGCGCCCGCCCCGGCCTGCGGTCGCTGCTGGCGGCGGTCCGGCCCCTGCCGGGGTACGTGCTGGACGCGGTCAGCAACGTGCTCGCGCTCAACCCCGAGGGCGCGTGGCTGCTGCCGGGCCTCGACGAGGCGCCGCCGGAGCGCCAGAACCTCGTCCGCTACGTCTTCACCCACCCGGCCGCGCGGCAGGTGTTCGCGGCGTGGGAGGGCATGGCGCGCGACTGCGTGGCCCACCTGCGCACCGTCCCGGACGACGCGCCGGGGCGGCGGGAGCTGGTGGACGGGCTGCGCGCGGCCGACGCGGACTTCGCCGCGCTGTGGGCGGACTACGAGGTGCGGGTCAAGAGCGGCGCCCCGCGCCCGTTCCGGCACCCGCGCGTGGGGCGGCTGACCCTGACCTCCGAGGTGCTCAACGCCGTCGACGGCCAGCGCCTGGTGGTGTTCCGGGCCGAACCGGGCACCCCCGACCACGACGCCCTGCGCCTGCTGGCACCCGCGTACGCCCGCGGCACCGCTCCGTAG
- a CDS encoding DNA/RNA non-specific endonuclease: protein MARKKNETPKSLRQFVRTKGAGYLRDPNVSSIGIGYKVSGGRTTAEVAIQFTVRQKAEPEDLGALGTALLPDVIEVDGVPVPTDVLQRDYRAEFRVLAEAEVDPRKTRVDPVVPGVSVGHVRVSAGTVGCIVYDREDGTPYVLSNWHVLHGPHGALGEDVVQPGVHDDNRTDRNRLGRLVRSHLGAAGDCAIATIEDRAFAAEVHGLGVGVEKIGEPDLGDKVVKSGRTTGVTHGVVRRVDVLAKIDYGAGIGHREIGCFEIGPDRAKPAPDGEISTGGDSGAAWLFKSANGRPGRTLAGLHFAGEAASSPDEHALACLPGSVFEKLGIAVKPPRKPAVAERGFDPDFLGTPAGLPVLGDATRADAVVLDGSPVIDYTHFSLAQSRTRRFAFWVAWNIDGGGLKKINRTGIPFVLDPRVPAEHQVGDELYRDNRLDRGHLARRADLLWGPDAEQANVDSFYFTNITPQMDDFNQSARRGLWGRLEDAVMADAQVDRLRVSVYGGPVFREDDRVFRGVALPREYWKVVVFVSGGVLTARAFLLSQNLNALESLELDEFRVFQVKVGEVEERCGFAFPEEVRAADTLVLPSAVDERAPLGALSDIGW from the coding sequence ATGGCCAGGAAGAAGAACGAGACACCCAAGTCGCTCCGGCAGTTCGTGCGCACGAAGGGCGCCGGCTACCTGCGTGACCCGAACGTGTCATCCATCGGGATCGGGTACAAGGTGTCCGGCGGTCGGACGACCGCCGAGGTGGCCATCCAGTTCACGGTCCGGCAGAAGGCCGAGCCGGAGGACCTGGGCGCCCTGGGCACCGCGCTGCTGCCGGACGTGATCGAGGTGGACGGCGTGCCCGTGCCCACCGACGTGCTCCAGCGCGACTACCGGGCCGAGTTCCGGGTGCTGGCCGAAGCGGAGGTCGACCCGCGCAAGACGCGCGTGGACCCGGTGGTGCCCGGTGTGAGCGTGGGGCACGTGCGGGTGTCCGCGGGCACGGTCGGCTGCATCGTCTACGACCGCGAGGACGGCACGCCGTACGTGCTGAGCAACTGGCACGTCCTGCACGGGCCGCACGGCGCGCTCGGCGAGGACGTGGTGCAGCCCGGCGTGCACGACGACAACCGCACCGACCGCAACCGCCTCGGCCGGCTCGTCCGGTCGCACCTGGGCGCGGCGGGCGACTGCGCGATCGCCACCATCGAGGACCGCGCCTTCGCCGCGGAGGTGCACGGGCTGGGCGTGGGCGTGGAGAAGATCGGCGAGCCGGACCTGGGCGACAAGGTGGTCAAGAGCGGCCGGACCACCGGCGTGACGCACGGCGTGGTCCGGCGCGTCGACGTGCTGGCCAAGATCGACTACGGGGCGGGGATCGGCCACCGGGAGATCGGGTGCTTCGAGATCGGCCCCGACCGCGCCAAGCCCGCGCCCGACGGCGAGATCAGCACGGGCGGCGACTCCGGCGCGGCGTGGCTGTTCAAGTCCGCCAACGGCAGGCCGGGCCGGACCCTGGCCGGCCTGCACTTCGCCGGCGAGGCGGCGAGCAGCCCGGACGAGCACGCGCTCGCGTGCCTGCCCGGCTCGGTGTTCGAGAAGCTGGGCATCGCGGTCAAGCCGCCGCGGAAGCCCGCGGTCGCCGAGCGCGGCTTCGACCCGGACTTCCTCGGCACGCCCGCGGGCCTGCCCGTGCTCGGCGACGCGACCCGCGCGGACGCCGTCGTGCTCGACGGCTCGCCCGTGATCGACTACACCCACTTCTCGCTCGCGCAGTCGAGGACGCGGCGCTTCGCGTTCTGGGTGGCCTGGAACATCGACGGCGGCGGCCTGAAGAAGATCAACCGCACCGGCATCCCGTTCGTGCTCGACCCGCGCGTGCCCGCCGAGCACCAGGTCGGTGACGAGCTGTACCGGGACAACCGGCTCGACCGGGGCCACCTGGCGCGCCGCGCCGACCTGCTGTGGGGGCCGGACGCGGAGCAGGCCAACGTCGACTCGTTCTACTTCACCAACATCACGCCGCAGATGGACGACTTCAACCAGAGCGCGCGGCGGGGGCTGTGGGGGCGCCTGGAGGACGCGGTGATGGCCGACGCGCAGGTGGACCGCCTGCGCGTCAGCGTCTACGGCGGGCCGGTGTTCCGCGAGGACGACCGGGTCTTCCGCGGCGTGGCCCTGCCGCGCGAGTACTGGAAGGTGGTCGTGTTCGTGTCGGGTGGGGTGCTGACCGCGCGGGCGTTCCTGCTGAGCCAGAACCTGAACGCGCTGGAGTCGTTGGAGCTGGACGAGTTCCGGGTGTTCCAGGTGAAGGTGGGCGAGGTGGAGGAGCGCTGCGGGTTCGCCTTCCCGGAGGAGGTGCGGGCGGCGGACACGCTCGTGCTGCCGTCCGCTGTGGACGAACGCGCGCCGCTGGGGGCGTTGAGCGACATCGGGTGGTGA
- a CDS encoding SDR family oxidoreductase, producing MTTQHVLVIGGGSGMGLALARLLLDRGDRVTIAGRSADRLARAAAVLGAPGLLRTRQLDITREEQVRDLADTGPLDHVVVTAADATGAYAPLGEFDLERARAVVDTKLLGPWLVAKHVRPNPGGSITFTSGVAAYRPGPGASVIASANGALESLARALALELAPVRVNVVSPGWVDTPVWDVLAGEAKHERLAAMAGRLPVGRVGRAEDVAGAFDAVLRNGFLTGEVIHVDGGHRLV from the coding sequence ATGACAACCCAGCACGTCCTCGTCATCGGCGGCGGCTCCGGCATGGGCCTGGCGCTGGCCCGGCTCCTGCTCGACCGCGGCGACCGCGTCACCATCGCGGGCCGGTCCGCCGACCGGCTCGCCCGAGCGGCCGCGGTGCTCGGCGCACCCGGCCTGCTGCGCACCCGGCAGCTCGACATCACCCGCGAGGAGCAGGTCCGCGACCTCGCCGACACCGGCCCGCTGGACCACGTCGTGGTCACCGCCGCCGACGCCACCGGCGCCTACGCCCCGCTGGGCGAGTTCGACCTGGAGCGGGCGCGGGCCGTGGTGGACACCAAGCTGCTGGGGCCGTGGCTGGTGGCCAAGCACGTGCGCCCCAACCCCGGCGGGTCGATCACGTTCACGTCGGGCGTCGCCGCCTACCGGCCCGGTCCGGGCGCGTCGGTGATCGCCTCGGCCAACGGCGCGCTGGAGTCCCTGGCCCGCGCGCTGGCGCTGGAGCTGGCGCCGGTGCGGGTCAACGTCGTCTCCCCCGGCTGGGTCGACACGCCGGTCTGGGACGTGCTGGCGGGCGAGGCCAAGCACGAACGGCTGGCCGCGATGGCGGGGCGGCTGCCGGTGGGGCGGGTCGGGCGGGCGGAGGACGTCGCCGGGGCGTTCGACGCCGTGCTGCGCAACGGGTTCCTCACCGGGGAGGTGATCCACGTGGACGGCGGGCACCGGCTGGTGTGA